In one window of Drosophila innubila isolate TH190305 chromosome 2L unlocalized genomic scaffold, UK_Dinn_1.0 4_B_2L, whole genome shotgun sequence DNA:
- the LOC117781356 gene encoding uncharacterized protein LOC117781356, whose product MYPMMRFTLLCYFLILGVVKGEARMLPARDQEIINELKTLGDNLLNETLNSELNSRITVAQLIIDSNVAQPSVIEGMQAFITQWRPLLSRVSVEDYGRFSVEFPVALELEVMAKYKDEDGGLNYYTRGAFSAIKVKAATEDRQRLTAYKDTAVLKMAEVSQDTKQANYSLMNAFDDFVNQTNLSVRNFFTFLRALREY is encoded by the exons ATGTACCCAATGATGCGTTTCACATTGTTAtgttattttctaattttg GGCGTTGTGAAGGGCGAAGCAAGAATGCTGCCAGCAAGAGATCAAGAgataattaatgaattaaagaCGCTTGGCGACAATCTTCTTAATGAGACTTTAAATTCGGAATTGAACAGCAGAATAACTGTGGCCCAATTGATAATAGATTCTAATGTTGCACAACCATCTGTCATAGAAGGAATGCAAGCATTTATAACCCAATGGCGTCCACTCCTGTCCCGTGTGAGTGTAGAAGATTATGGAAGATTTAGTGTCGAATTTCCAGTTGCATTGGAGCTTGAGGTTATGGCCAAGTACAAAGATGAGGACGGTGGACTAAACTACTATACCAGGGGTGCCTTTAGTGCCATAAAAGTCAAGGCTGCAACTGAGGATAGACAACGTCTGACTGCATACAAGGACACTGCCGTTCTGAAGATGGCCGAAGTGAGCCAGGACACAAAACAAGCCAATTATTCTTTGATGAATGCATTTGACGACTTTGttaatcaaacaaatttaagtgttcgaaatttctttacttttttaagaGCACTTAGAGAGTATTAG